The following are encoded together in the Deltaproteobacteria bacterium genome:
- a CDS encoding universal stress protein — protein MRRRILVALDDSENAMRAVEYVADTFSPKQEVTLFSVLPDTAAICDMNSPELTPYFRAEQGVFCALEDKKKELLKSVQEKAKKVLLGAGFQEDNITLKLETKKKGIARDIVNEAGEGYDTVVMGRRGISGLKEFFLGSISQKVLSLSKDFSILLVN, from the coding sequence ATGAGAAGGAGAATTTTGGTGGCCCTGGATGATTCGGAAAACGCCATGCGCGCGGTGGAATACGTGGCCGATACCTTTTCCCCGAAACAGGAAGTCACGCTTTTCAGTGTTCTTCCGGATACCGCGGCCATCTGCGATATGAACAGCCCTGAGTTGACCCCTTACTTCAGGGCAGAGCAGGGTGTGTTTTGCGCCCTCGAAGACAAAAAGAAGGAACTGTTGAAATCTGTTCAGGAAAAGGCGAAAAAGGTACTTTTGGGAGCGGGATTCCAGGAGGACAACATCACCCTGAAGCTTGAAACGAAGAAAAAAGGAATCGCCCGTGACATCGTGAACGAGGCCGGTGAGGGATATGACACGGTCGTGATGGGCAGGAGAGGGATCTCTGGATTGAAGGAATTTTTCCTCGGCAGCATTTCACAAAAAGTCTTGAGCCTATCAAAAGACTTCTCCATCCTGCTGGTCAATTAG